Proteins from a genomic interval of Clostridium sp. 'deep sea':
- a CDS encoding DUF3798 domain-containing protein, protein MQKRLFIFIPLLVLMLVFTGCNKAVEPAPVVDDGDEEPAYKIGIMTGTVSQNEEEYRSAEKMKEKYGDMIITTTFPDNFNTEQETTISNMVAMAMDEKVKVIIMNQGVLGAAAAIDRVREIRPDMLFILAHAAEDPDVISSKADIILTTDTIKRGTSIIEQAHKMGAKKFVHYSFARHLSYESIVKRLAIFKETAENLGIEFIESDAPDPTSDAGTSGTQQFIMEDIPRKVEQYGKDTAFFGTNCAMMEPMIKQSVAYGAIFPVQCCPSPYHALPGALGIKIPDDKKGDVKWLLSEIDNTLKGTQADGRVATWPVPVSMLSTEVGVEYGIQYCEGKTDGKLDVEKIKALFEEISGVSISLNKWVSTITDQPLDNYLMLHLDYYTFGTQKE, encoded by the coding sequence ATGCAAAAAAGACTGTTTATTTTTATACCACTATTAGTTTTAATGCTTGTTTTTACTGGGTGTAACAAAGCTGTTGAGCCAGCCCCTGTTGTTGATGACGGAGATGAAGAACCAGCCTATAAAATTGGTATTATGACTGGTACGGTATCTCAAAATGAAGAGGAATATAGATCAGCTGAAAAAATGAAAGAAAAATATGGTGATATGATTATTACCACTACTTTTCCCGATAACTTTAATACTGAACAAGAAACCACAATATCTAATATGGTTGCCATGGCAATGGATGAAAAGGTAAAAGTCATTATTATGAATCAGGGTGTTCTTGGTGCAGCAGCTGCTATTGACAGAGTTCGAGAAATAAGACCAGACATGCTATTTATTTTAGCCCATGCTGCTGAAGATCCAGATGTAATTTCATCCAAAGCAGATATCATTTTAACAACAGACACTATAAAACGCGGAACTTCAATAATAGAGCAGGCTCATAAAATGGGAGCAAAAAAGTTTGTACATTATTCATTTGCACGTCATTTATCTTATGAATCTATTGTTAAGCGGTTAGCAATATTTAAAGAAACAGCTGAAAATTTAGGTATTGAGTTTATTGAGTCTGATGCTCCTGACCCAACTAGTGATGCGGGTACATCAGGAACTCAGCAATTTATTATGGAAGATATTCCACGTAAAGTTGAACAATATGGTAAAGATACAGCCTTCTTTGGCACAAACTGTGCCATGATGGAGCCCATGATAAAACAATCTGTAGCTTATGGTGCCATTTTCCCAGTGCAATGTTGTCCATCTCCTTACCATGCCTTACCAGGTGCTTTAGGTATTAAAATACCTGACGATAAAAAAGGCGATGTTAAATGGCTATTATCGGAGATTGATAATACATTAAAAGGAACACAAGCAGATGGTAGGGTTGCTACTTGGCCGGTACCTGTAAGCATGTTGTCGACCGAAGTTGGAGTAGAGTATGGCATTCAGTACTGCGAAGGCAAAACCGATGGTAAGCTAGATGTTGAAAAAATAAAAGCATTATTTGAAGAAATATCTGGTGTTAGTATTAGCCTAAATAAGTGGGTAAGCACTATTACAGATCAACCATTAGATAATTACCTAATGTTACACCTTGATTATTACACATTTGGTACACAAAAAGAATAG
- a CDS encoding sugar ABC transporter ATP-binding protein gives MDNYLLKLKAIGKVYSGTRVLNNINISVKEGEIHALLGENGAGKSTLMNILFGMDVIHTTGGYEGEIIFNGKTQRIMTPADAMTLGIGMVHQEFMLLPGFTVTENIKLNREDLSNKFLNKLLPNRLKSLNKKKMKKDARLSLDTVGLGIDEWLPVQGMPVGYKQFIEIARELDKTGIKLLVFDEPTAVLTEEEARGLLKTMKQIAQKGISILFITHRLDEVIEVANQITILRDGELVASLNKQETNVAELAKLMVGREVTRVVERREVNEDIQSVLSIKNLRVKMPGEMVRGIDIEIKQGEILGIGGLGGQGKMGIANGIMGLYPAKGKVFFRGNPLNLNDPYKALKSGLAMVSEDRRGVGLLLNTSIAENIIMTAMHINGDFLRDYKLFKLKNSKEINKHATQCVSSLDIRCTGINQIVKRLSGGNQQKVCIARALTLNPSVLFVSEPTRGIDVGAKHLVLKTLIKLNREQGITIIMTSSELAELRSICDRIMIMHKGKKAGILPPDASDVDFGLMMAGEYNYLNNKGAS, from the coding sequence TTGGATAATTACCTTTTAAAATTAAAAGCAATAGGTAAGGTATATAGTGGTACCAGGGTACTTAATAACATAAATATATCTGTTAAAGAGGGAGAAATACATGCCCTTTTAGGCGAAAATGGTGCTGGTAAATCAACTCTAATGAATATTTTGTTTGGTATGGATGTTATTCATACCACTGGAGGTTATGAAGGTGAAATAATCTTTAATGGTAAAACACAGCGCATCATGACTCCAGCTGATGCAATGACTTTGGGCATTGGCATGGTACACCAAGAGTTTATGTTATTACCGGGTTTTACAGTGACAGAAAATATTAAGCTTAATAGAGAAGACCTAAGCAATAAGTTTTTAAATAAGCTACTACCTAACAGACTAAAATCACTAAACAAGAAAAAAATGAAAAAAGATGCCCGTTTGTCACTTGACACGGTAGGGTTAGGTATTGACGAGTGGCTACCAGTTCAAGGTATGCCAGTTGGTTATAAGCAGTTTATTGAAATTGCTCGTGAACTCGATAAAACAGGAATAAAGTTACTAGTTTTTGATGAACCCACCGCAGTTTTAACAGAAGAAGAGGCTCGGGGTTTGTTAAAAACAATGAAACAGATAGCCCAAAAAGGTATTTCAATTTTATTTATTACTCATCGTTTAGATGAGGTAATAGAGGTTGCAAATCAAATAACAATACTGCGAGATGGAGAATTAGTGGCCAGCTTAAATAAACAAGAGACAAACGTAGCTGAATTAGCCAAGTTAATGGTTGGCAGAGAGGTTACTAGAGTAGTAGAACGTCGAGAAGTGAACGAAGATATACAAAGTGTTTTATCTATTAAAAATTTAAGAGTAAAGATGCCTGGTGAAATGGTAAGGGGTATAGATATAGAGATAAAACAAGGAGAAATCCTTGGTATTGGTGGTTTAGGTGGGCAAGGAAAAATGGGTATTGCCAATGGAATTATGGGGTTATATCCTGCTAAAGGAAAGGTATTTTTTAGAGGTAACCCCCTAAATCTTAATGATCCATACAAGGCTTTAAAATCTGGTTTAGCTATGGTGAGTGAAGATCGCAGAGGAGTTGGCTTGTTATTAAACACCTCTATTGCTGAAAATATAATTATGACAGCAATGCATATAAACGGAGATTTTTTACGTGATTACAAGCTGTTTAAACTAAAAAACAGTAAAGAAATAAATAAACATGCTACACAATGTGTTAGTAGCCTAGATATTAGATGTACAGGAATAAATCAAATAGTAAAAAGGCTAAGTGGAGGTAACCAGCAAAAGGTTTGTATAGCTAGAGCCCTAACCTTAAATCCTTCAGTATTATTTGTTTCAGAGCCAACACGTGGTATAGATGTGGGTGCAAAACACTTAGTGTTAAAAACCCTAATTAAGCTTAATCGCGAGCAGGGCATTACTATAATTATGACTTCAAGTGAGTTAGCAGAATTACGCTCTATTTGTGACCGTATTATGATAATGCATAAGGGCAAAAAAGCAGGAATATTACCCCCCGATGCTAGCGATGTTGACTTTGGTTTAATGATGGCTGGTGAGTATAATTATTTAAATAATAAGGGGGCTAGTTAG
- a CDS encoding ABC transporter permease, whose amino-acid sequence MEYLNKLLKSFGTARIIIVLFLTTLLIVALAVGISPIGLLSDSLVRLGMNGVLVLAMVPAILCGIGPNFGLPLGIVCGLVGALVAIELKLVGFVAIFGAMLVALPLAAIVGLGYGILLNRVKGSEMMIATYVGFSTVFFMCIGWLVLPFKSPESSWFIGGGLRVTVSIQERMGKYLNNLLSFNLGKLEIPTGLLLFFLILCGLMWLFLRSKAGMSMKASGINPRFAAASGINVNKNRLIGTMISTILGAIGIIVYAQSFTYLQLYKAPMYMGFHAVAAILIGGATVKTAKISHVILGTFLFQGLLVVSLPVANKIIAQGNLAEITRIIVSNGVILYALTQARKGSVKS is encoded by the coding sequence GTGGAATACCTAAATAAGCTACTCAAAAGTTTTGGTACAGCTCGAATTATTATTGTTTTATTCTTGACCACACTCCTAATAGTGGCTTTAGCTGTAGGGATTTCTCCTATAGGACTCTTAAGTGATAGCCTTGTGAGGTTAGGAATGAATGGAGTTTTAGTATTAGCTATGGTTCCAGCAATATTATGTGGCATTGGTCCAAACTTTGGTTTACCATTAGGCATTGTATGTGGACTAGTAGGTGCTTTAGTAGCTATTGAACTAAAGTTAGTCGGCTTTGTAGCAATATTTGGGGCCATGTTAGTAGCCTTGCCACTGGCTGCTATTGTAGGCTTGGGATATGGAATTCTGCTTAACAGAGTTAAGGGGTCTGAGATGATGATCGCAACCTATGTAGGTTTTTCAACAGTATTTTTCATGTGTATAGGCTGGTTAGTTTTGCCCTTTAAAAGCCCAGAGTCATCTTGGTTTATTGGTGGTGGTTTAAGGGTTACGGTGTCTATTCAAGAACGTATGGGAAAATACTTAAATAATTTATTATCTTTTAATCTAGGTAAGCTAGAGATACCTACAGGATTATTACTATTCTTTTTAATTTTGTGTGGCTTAATGTGGTTGTTTTTGAGAAGTAAAGCTGGTATGTCTATGAAAGCGAGTGGCATAAATCCCCGTTTTGCAGCTGCCTCAGGTATTAATGTTAATAAAAATAGACTGATAGGCACTATGATATCTACTATCTTGGGTGCCATTGGTATTATAGTTTACGCTCAATCATTTACTTATTTACAGTTATACAAGGCTCCCATGTATATGGGCTTTCATGCAGTTGCAGCTATTTTAATAGGGGGAGCTACGGTTAAAACAGCAAAAATATCTCATGTGATTTTGGGAACATTTTTGTTTCAAGGTTTATTAGTTGTTTCTTTACCGGTGGCTAACAAAATAATAGCACAAGGAAATTTAGCTGAAATAACTAGAATTATTGTAAGTAACGGAGTAATATTATATGCCTTAACGCAGGCCCGAAAAGGAAGTGTTAAGTCATGA
- a CDS encoding ABC transporter permease, translating to MIEIKHKLSKKQIGTSLKAFLLNRIVTIIFVIICLLSFKLSGMSVTFYVRDILSRLSRNLFLILALIIPVLAGMGLNFAIVLGAMAGQIAVIMVTHFGVPGFPGFLLCLLCALPFALLFGYLIGKLLNRTKGQEMITSLILGFFANGVYQFALLILVGSVIPLSNAKLILSRGYGIKNTVDLTGGLKYSLDGVWKVPFPVTAFWGGIAVCVLIGLIYVYQKYYSKHGKIISTTKALIYSLLAIIIAVWGYTLMNSNSSLNTVFVPIVTFIAIAILCLFNIIIVKTKLGQDFRAIGMNQHVAAAAGINVNKTRIIAIVISIVLASWGQIIFLQNLGNLNTYGSHGQVGIFAIAAILIGGASVTKATVGQGILGAILFHTLFMLSPLAGRNLMGDAQLGEFFRAFVAYGVIALSLGMYAWKRQLQKNSENDDF from the coding sequence ATGATTGAAATTAAACATAAATTAAGTAAAAAGCAAATTGGTACATCTTTAAAAGCCTTTTTACTTAATAGAATAGTTACAATTATATTTGTAATAATTTGTTTGCTTAGTTTTAAACTATCTGGCATGAGTGTTACTTTTTATGTACGGGATATTTTAAGTAGATTATCCCGAAATTTATTTTTAATATTAGCATTAATAATACCTGTTTTGGCTGGAATGGGTTTAAATTTTGCTATTGTGCTGGGAGCAATGGCAGGTCAAATAGCTGTAATAATGGTAACCCATTTTGGAGTACCTGGTTTTCCAGGATTTTTGTTATGCCTGTTATGTGCTTTGCCTTTTGCCCTTTTATTTGGTTACTTAATAGGAAAATTATTAAATAGAACCAAGGGGCAAGAGATGATAACAAGCCTTATTTTAGGTTTTTTTGCCAATGGAGTGTATCAGTTTGCATTATTAATATTAGTTGGCTCTGTAATACCATTAAGCAATGCTAAGCTTATTTTAAGTAGGGGTTATGGTATAAAAAATACGGTAGATTTAACGGGTGGTCTAAAGTACTCCCTTGATGGTGTTTGGAAAGTACCTTTTCCCGTAACCGCTTTTTGGGGTGGAATTGCTGTGTGTGTGCTAATTGGCTTAATTTATGTGTATCAAAAATACTATAGTAAACATGGTAAAATCATATCTACTACTAAGGCTCTTATATATTCCTTATTGGCAATAATAATAGCTGTCTGGGGCTATACTTTAATGAATAGTAACTCTAGTCTTAATACCGTGTTTGTTCCTATTGTAACATTTATTGCTATCGCTATACTATGTCTATTTAATATCATAATAGTTAAAACCAAATTAGGGCAGGATTTTAGGGCAATTGGTATGAATCAGCATGTAGCTGCTGCTGCTGGTATTAATGTGAATAAAACAAGAATAATAGCCATTGTTATATCAATTGTTTTAGCTTCTTGGGGCCAAATAATTTTTTTGCAAAACCTAGGTAATCTTAATACCTACGGTAGCCATGGGCAGGTAGGGATATTTGCTATCGCGGCAATACTAATTGGGGGTGCCTCTGTAACTAAAGCCACTGTAGGGCAGGGTATTTTAGGTGCAATTTTATTTCATACCCTGTTTATGTTATCTCCATTAGCTGGCAGAAACCTAATGGGAGACGCTCAATTAGGAGAGTTTTTTAGGGCATTTGTTGCATACGGCGTAATTGCCCTCTCTTTAGGTATGTATGCTTGGAAACGTCAATTGCAAAAAAACTCTGAAAACGATGATTTTTAA
- a CDS encoding AraC family transcriptional regulator yields MDFINKMNDALEYIEHNLTSDIDFKVVAQKACSSSYNFQRMFSFITDVSLADYIRRRRLTLAAFDIVNTKVKIIDIALKYGYESPVSFSRAFQSLHKVTPSKARKDGANLKAYPRLSFQISIKGEKGMDYRIEHKDAFEVYGIEGLVSTTGKGEYLREAAELWQQSHKNGEYERLFNSTVSLPGFVNQDLCKVHAVMNYRKVSENVYPYMICSFVSVNSDSNGFEKVTIPAQTWAIFRSEETPWSKVSEAFSSLNKRFYSEWLPTSTYIKVDGPEFEIYGGNADSAYLELWIPVTKE; encoded by the coding sequence ATGGATTTCATTAATAAAATGAATGATGCCTTAGAGTATATTGAACACAATTTAACAAGTGATATTGATTTTAAGGTTGTAGCTCAAAAGGCATGTAGCTCGTCCTATAACTTCCAGAGAATGTTTTCATTTATAACCGATGTGTCACTAGCTGATTATATAAGGCGTCGTAGGTTAACCTTAGCAGCATTTGATATTGTTAATACTAAGGTTAAAATAATAGATATAGCCTTAAAATATGGCTATGAATCTCCTGTATCATTCTCTAGAGCCTTTCAGTCTTTACATAAGGTAACACCTAGTAAAGCACGTAAAGACGGGGCAAACCTTAAAGCCTATCCACGTTTATCCTTTCAAATTTCTATAAAAGGAGAAAAAGGTATGGATTACAGAATAGAACACAAAGATGCATTTGAGGTTTATGGTATAGAGGGGCTGGTTTCAACAACTGGTAAAGGTGAATATTTAAGAGAGGCAGCAGAGCTATGGCAGCAAAGCCATAAAAATGGTGAATATGAGAGGCTATTTAATAGTACTGTAAGTTTACCTGGCTTTGTAAATCAGGATTTATGTAAGGTGCATGCTGTAATGAATTATCGAAAAGTATCCGAAAACGTATACCCTTATATGATATGCAGTTTTGTTAGTGTAAACAGTGATTCAAATGGGTTTGAAAAAGTGACAATACCAGCTCAAACTTGGGCAATTTTTAGGTCGGAGGAGACACCATGGAGTAAAGTAAGTGAGGCTTTTTCTTCGTTAAATAAGCGCTTTTACAGTGAATGGTTGCCTACCTCAACTTATATAAAGGTAGATGGCCCTGAATTTGAGATATATGGTGGTAATGCAGATTCTGCTTATTTAGAATTGTGGATACCTGTTACAAAAGAGTAA
- a CDS encoding GNAT family N-acetyltransferase, giving the protein MLTTYTKELNYLNQQPFLKDEVKFNLLHRILEGELAVALYVKDKLIALQNKSHPMVVWLNTSLPKAEKQKLLKQLYLHTSDCEIPVITAEPSNAIYLAELFKKGSGFNYETKMDLMSYYCPKVNELKKVNGEMRLAKKDDLETIVDFCVGFVLDGFGKTVTRDSQLNSATRLIESKKLYVWQCNERVVSMANLAHQSPRHCRINNVYTPPMQRSRGFATALTAELSQKILNNGFTPILFTDLSNPISNWVYKKAGYQECGKIKELKIIK; this is encoded by the coding sequence ATGTTAACCACTTATACAAAAGAGCTAAATTATTTAAATCAACAACCATTTTTAAAAGACGAGGTTAAATTTAACTTACTGCACAGAATTTTAGAAGGAGAACTAGCAGTAGCTTTATATGTAAAAGATAAATTAATAGCTTTACAGAACAAAAGTCATCCTATGGTCGTTTGGCTAAACACTAGTTTACCTAAAGCAGAAAAACAAAAATTGCTAAAGCAATTATACTTACATACTAGTGATTGTGAAATACCTGTTATTACAGCAGAACCTAGTAATGCTATTTATTTAGCAGAGCTTTTTAAAAAAGGCAGTGGTTTTAATTACGAAACTAAAATGGATTTAATGTCTTATTATTGCCCCAAGGTTAATGAGTTGAAAAAAGTTAATGGTGAGATGCGTTTAGCTAAAAAAGATGATTTAGAAACTATAGTAGATTTTTGTGTTGGTTTTGTTTTAGATGGTTTCGGTAAAACTGTTACCAGAGATAGCCAATTAAATTCAGCTACCAGGTTAATTGAATCCAAAAAACTCTATGTTTGGCAATGCAATGAAAGGGTTGTAAGTATGGCGAATTTAGCCCATCAATCCCCAAGACATTGTAGAATAAATAATGTTTATACTCCTCCCATGCAAAGGAGCAGAGGTTTTGCTACAGCTTTAACGGCTGAACTAAGCCAAAAAATATTGAACAATGGATTCACTCCTATTCTTTTTACCGACTTAAGTAACCCTATCTCTAATTGGGTTTACAAAAAAGCTGGTTATCAAGAATGTGGAAAGATTAAGGAACTAAAAATAATAAAATAA
- a CDS encoding GNAT family N-acetyltransferase produces MLNHIGTQTIETGNLFIRRFKKQDIKDAFNNWVTEKEVVKFLSCPVHSSIEVTASVITDWIQCYEKHDFYQWAIVPKDYKKAIGTISIMNIQNTPKRCEIGYCIGKDYWGKGYTTEALKAVIHYALFDINFNRVEAMFYPLYKNSGKVMSKAGMQYEGLFRKYAEDNSDKIIYSILQQDLFNKNIKQEFIKTPIYSDSVIELRCSNHVPANTAKKHLPYYVFSIKVIQQNSIVGVIHLRLGFNEGIYYCGHIGYLVDDKYQNKGYATRACLLIKELAKQHGYKNLLITNNPENIASRKVCEKIGADFIRVVELPVYNELRKQGESFKCIYQWQI; encoded by the coding sequence ATGCTTAACCATATAGGTACTCAAACTATAGAAACAGGTAATTTATTTATACGTAGGTTTAAAAAACAGGATATAAAAGACGCATTTAATAATTGGGTAACAGAAAAAGAAGTTGTTAAATTTTTATCATGTCCAGTACATAGCTCTATTGAGGTAACAGCCTCTGTTATAACAGATTGGATTCAGTGTTATGAAAAACACGACTTTTACCAATGGGCCATAGTTCCTAAAGATTATAAAAAAGCTATAGGAACAATCTCTATTATGAATATTCAAAACACACCCAAACGCTGTGAAATAGGTTATTGTATTGGTAAGGATTATTGGGGAAAAGGTTATACCACAGAGGCCTTAAAAGCTGTAATACACTATGCTCTATTTGATATTAATTTTAACAGAGTTGAGGCCATGTTTTACCCCCTATATAAAAACTCTGGCAAAGTAATGTCAAAAGCAGGAATGCAATATGAGGGATTATTTCGAAAATATGCCGAAGATAATAGTGATAAAATAATATATTCCATACTACAACAAGATTTGTTTAATAAAAACATTAAACAAGAGTTTATTAAAACCCCTATTTATAGCGATTCAGTAATAGAACTACGCTGTTCTAACCATGTGCCAGCAAATACTGCAAAAAAACATCTTCCTTATTATGTTTTTAGCATTAAAGTAATTCAGCAAAACAGCATAGTTGGAGTTATTCATTTACGGTTAGGATTTAATGAGGGAATTTATTATTGTGGTCATATTGGGTATCTTGTTGATGATAAATATCAAAATAAAGGTTATGCCACTCGAGCTTGTTTATTAATCAAAGAATTAGCTAAACAGCATGGCTATAAAAATCTATTAATAACAAATAATCCGGAAAACATAGCTTCGAGAAAAGTATGTGAAAAAATTGGAGCAGATTTTATTAGAGTAGTTGAATTACCTGTTTACAATGAGTTGAGAAAACAAGGTGAAAGCTTTAAGTGTATTTATCAATGGCAAATATAA
- a CDS encoding GNAT family N-acetyltransferase — MNLTHIGTQEIETDRLILRKFTISDTELVFHNWSKDEDVCKYLSWNPHFSINHTKNIISNWLECYQKLNCYNWVISLKKSKELIGTILITDIWESTRCVEIAYCIGKKYWNKGYATEALKAVSHFMFIDVNVNRIQAKHDIENIASGCVLNKAEMVHEGILRKNIIINGQLRDCCIYSLLKQDLFKAPANIYYDNMKNIKGNNIELVCKRMLHAVPEKDYVTNYLYDIRILNGRDSIGKLNFKVGFNHKVYYSGHIGYQIYQAFRGKSYSAEACKLIKKIAKQLGFNKLLITNNPNNIASRKICDKIGAVLIRVAKLPPNHQLYKVGERYTCIYQWQL, encoded by the coding sequence ATGAATCTTACTCATATAGGAACACAGGAAATTGAAACTGACCGACTTATATTAAGAAAATTTACCATTTCAGATACAGAATTAGTATTTCATAATTGGTCTAAAGATGAAGATGTTTGTAAATACCTATCATGGAATCCTCATTTCTCAATTAATCATACCAAAAACATAATCAGCAATTGGCTGGAATGTTATCAAAAACTGAATTGTTATAATTGGGTAATATCCTTAAAAAAAAGTAAAGAGTTAATAGGCACAATTTTAATTACAGATATTTGGGAATCTACTCGTTGCGTAGAAATTGCTTATTGTATAGGCAAAAAATATTGGAATAAAGGTTATGCAACTGAGGCACTCAAAGCCGTAAGCCATTTTATGTTTATTGATGTTAATGTTAATAGAATTCAGGCAAAACATGATATTGAAAATATTGCTTCTGGTTGTGTACTTAATAAAGCTGAAATGGTACACGAGGGTATTCTAAGAAAAAATATTATCATAAATGGACAGTTACGAGACTGCTGTATTTATTCATTATTAAAACAAGATTTATTTAAAGCCCCTGCTAATATTTACTATGATAACATGAAAAATATTAAAGGCAATAATATAGAGCTAGTATGTAAACGAATGTTACATGCAGTGCCTGAAAAAGACTATGTCACTAATTACCTATATGATATAAGAATATTGAACGGCAGAGATAGTATAGGTAAACTTAATTTTAAGGTAGGGTTTAATCATAAAGTATATTATAGTGGACATATTGGCTATCAAATTTATCAAGCCTTTAGAGGTAAAAGCTATTCTGCAGAGGCTTGTAAATTGATTAAAAAAATAGCAAAACAGCTAGGTTTTAATAAACTATTAATAACCAATAATCCCAACAATATTGCCTCGCGAAAAATCTGTGATAAAATAGGAGCAGTGCTAATTAGGGTAGCAAAACTGCCACCTAACCATCAGTTATATAAAGTAGGAGAGCGTTATACCTGTATTTATCAATGGCAATTATAA
- a CDS encoding PhnD/SsuA/transferrin family substrate-binding protein: MKKLFTIAIILVLVSSLLVGCTPKAEEFDIEKLVVLFVPSRNPESITNATGPLKKLLKDELAKHDINVGEVDIQVGSSYEAVGDALSAGSAHVGFIPGGTYVLYDEDVDVILTATRAGLNKDSENAKDWNDGKPTEGIDEQVTYYRSLFIVGPSEKGQALLKKVNDGEAITAEELKELSWALSNSSSSSGYIYPAAYLYNNYDLKVSDIPNKVQIKSYGDKLGRLASGQVDVVTAYADARRDYIKEWTSDFGREKSIWEETGIIAVTEKVYNDTVSVSKTNEEVTPELITALQEAFQNIVKDEEGAKVLKIYSHSGYKVAKSEDYDSHRQAQEFVKSIK, from the coding sequence ATGAAAAAACTATTTACCATTGCTATTATTTTAGTATTAGTATCATCATTACTTGTAGGTTGCACACCAAAGGCAGAAGAATTTGATATTGAAAAGTTAGTGGTATTATTTGTACCATCTAGGAATCCAGAATCAATTACTAATGCAACTGGTCCATTAAAAAAATTATTAAAAGATGAATTAGCTAAACATGATATTAATGTAGGTGAAGTAGATATACAGGTAGGATCAAGCTACGAGGCAGTTGGAGATGCTTTAAGCGCAGGATCAGCACATGTTGGCTTTATACCTGGAGGTACATATGTACTATATGATGAAGATGTAGATGTTATTTTAACAGCTACTCGTGCTGGTTTAAATAAAGATTCTGAGAATGCTAAAGACTGGAATGATGGAAAACCTACTGAAGGTATAGATGAACAGGTAACATATTATAGAAGTTTATTTATTGTAGGTCCTTCAGAAAAAGGACAGGCCTTATTAAAAAAAGTTAATGATGGTGAAGCTATCACAGCTGAAGAGTTAAAAGAGTTATCTTGGGCTCTTAGTAATTCATCATCTTCATCAGGGTATATTTATCCAGCAGCTTATTTATATAATAATTACGATTTAAAGGTATCTGATATACCAAATAAAGTTCAAATTAAATCTTATGGAGATAAATTGGGTAGATTAGCTTCAGGTCAAGTTGATGTTGTTACAGCATACGCTGATGCACGTCGTGATTATATAAAAGAATGGACATCCGATTTTGGACGTGAGAAATCTATCTGGGAAGAAACTGGCATTATAGCTGTAACTGAAAAGGTATATAATGATACGGTATCTGTATCTAAAACCAATGAAGAAGTTACTCCTGAGTTAATAACTGCTTTACAAGAAGCTTTTCAAAATATAGTTAAAGATGAAGAAGGTGCAAAGGTTCTTAAAATTTATAGTCATTCTGGTTACAAAGTAGCAAAATCAGAGGATTATGATAGTCATCGTCAAGCTCAAGAGTTTGTAAAATCTATAAAGTAA
- the phnC gene encoding phosphonate ABC transporter ATP-binding protein — protein MIKFDKVNKIYPGGLHALKDVTLEIEQGEFIAIIGLSGAGKSTLIRTINRMHDITDGSLNVNDFEVNDLKGRELRRFRRKIGMVFQSFNLVSRTTVIKNVLASRVPDMPLWKSILGLYSKQDKIVALNALDKVGILEKAYIRADQLSGGQMQRVAVARTLAQNPEIILADEPVAALDPVTAKQVMGDFKKINREMNITIIINIHHVDLALQYADRVIGIRAGEIVYDGVASGVNDEVLEQIYGGQLSENDVMGV, from the coding sequence TTGATAAAGTTTGATAAGGTCAATAAAATTTATCCGGGTGGATTACATGCCTTAAAAGACGTAACTTTAGAAATAGAGCAGGGGGAGTTTATTGCCATAATTGGTCTTTCAGGGGCAGGAAAATCTACTCTAATAAGAACCATAAATAGAATGCATGATATAACAGATGGATCTCTTAATGTTAATGATTTTGAAGTAAATGATTTAAAAGGCAGAGAGCTTCGCAGATTCCGCAGAAAAATTGGCATGGTATTTCAGTCTTTCAATTTAGTTTCCAGAACTACAGTAATAAAAAATGTACTAGCCTCTCGTGTGCCAGATATGCCACTTTGGAAGTCTATTTTAGGTTTATATTCTAAACAAGACAAAATAGTAGCTCTAAACGCCTTAGATAAAGTTGGCATTTTAGAGAAAGCCTATATAAGGGCAGACCAACTATCTGGGGGACAAATGCAGCGGGTTGCTGTTGCACGAACCTTAGCCCAAAATCCTGAGATTATTTTAGCAGATGAGCCAGTGGCGGCCTTAGACCCAGTTACAGCAAAGCAGGTTATGGGAGACTTTAAAAAAATTAACCGTGAGATGAATATAACTATAATAATAAACATTCATCATGTTGATTTAGCCCTACAGTATGCTGATAGGGTTATTGGTATAAGAGCAGGAGAAATTGTTTATGATGGTGTAGCCTCAGGTGTAAATGATGAAGTGCTTGAGCAGATTTATGGTGGGCAATTGTCTGAGAATGACGTAATGGGGGTATGA